The Fusobacterium necrophorum subsp. necrophorum genome includes the window GCTAAATCTTGATAGAAAAAAGTAACTTCTTTATCGTTAAAATTAACAATTTTATATTCTGCAATTGGAGCTCGCGCAAGATATCTTCCAAGATACTTTATGATTCCGGCAGTTGAATTAAGTTCTGTAGATCCTACATTAAAAAATAGGCGAACATCTTTTTTGTATAGTTCTCTAACTGATTTGAGCGCTTTTTTCTTAATGTTTTCAGAGTAGTTTCCATTTTTTACAATATCAAGTACTAAAAAACGCCATTGTTTAGCAATAGAATTAACATGAAAATATTCCAATTTTCTAAAAGTTAGTTTTTTAGTAAACCCACCCAGCGAAACAAGCGCATGGATGTGTGGATTTCATTTGAGGTCACGACCAAAGGTATGAATAATTGTGACAAGCCCATAATGAACAATATCAGTATCAGTAAAGTAATTAGGAGAAGATTTAGGAATTTTCTTTTTTCTTTGAGTTTTTTTATTAATATTGTGAAACTGATATTTAAAAATTTCATTAACGGCTTCAGCGAGTTTTCTAAGTAAAGTTCGATCATAACAAAAAAACATTCTTAATTCTTCAGGAATGGTAAAAAGAACATGCCTATGAGGGATATTAAGAATATCTCTTTGCATATTAGAAGCCCAAACAGAAGAATATTTGAAACCACAAGTAGGACAGAGTTTAGATTTGCAAGAGATAGGAAAAGTATGAAAGTGACCGCATTTTTTACAAGAATATTTAACAAAACCTTTGCTAATATCTCTACAAAGTAAAAATTTATCAAGAGAAAATTTGATAAATTCAAGATGTTCATGCGCAACAAAAGACTTGATAAAATTGAAGATATGTGTTAGATTAGTTAAGAGTAATATTTCTTTAATCATAAGAAGTAGCTCCTTTCTGTATTTTTTTTCGCAATTAAATTTTACAGAAAAAGAGAGCCGATTGCAAAAGATTTTTTTAAAATCTGCAATCGGCTTTTTTTATTCTTTAGGAAATTATAAATGGAAAGAAGGAGTAAAATGTTTAAAAAAAATGTAGAGTTGAAGAAGGAAAAAGATGAAAAAAAAGAAAAAATATTTTTTTGCACGCGAAAAAACCTAATGAAATATTAGGTTTTGGAAAGATATGAGATGTGAATTTTTCTTCCATACCAGCGTACCGTGATGTAAAGTTCTTTTTTCCTCATGGGGATATGGCAATTTGGGCATAGGAAAGGATGTATTTGAAAATTTTCTAGCATGGAGTTGACATAAAAGGAAAAAGGATTCTTCTTTTTCTTTTTTTGTAAGAATGCCATATGTATTTTTAAAGTATCTGATTTTCTACGCGCATAAAAACCAAAACGAGAAATCATTTTAAAATGTTTTGGGGGAAGATGAATCAATACTTGTTGAATAAATTTTTCTCGAGACATGGTGATATATGTTTTTTTTTTGTGATTTGCCAAATCATGAAAAAAGAAAGTTACTTCTTTTTCTGTAACATTCACGATTTTGTAATCAGCGATCGGAGCACGCGCAAGATATCTACCTAGATATTTCAAGAGTCCTTCCGCAGAATTGACTTCTTGTCTTCCCACCGAGAAAAAAAGTCGTGCATTTTCTTTGTAGAGTTTATTGGCTACTTGTTTTGCTTTTTCTTTCCAGATGGGATCTTGATAATTTCCGGATTGAATGAGTTGTAAGACGATAAATTTCCATTGATTCGCAATGACATCTACATGAAAATAGTCTAATTTTTTCCATACAAAACGTTTATTAAATCCTCCCAAAGAAATGAGTGCATGCACATGAGGATTCCATTTTAAGTCTCTGCCAAAGGTATGAATTACAGTTATGAGTCCATAGTGTACAATATCAGATTCTGTAAAATAGTTTTTGGAATATTTCCCAATTTTCTTTTTTCTTTTTCGTTTTTTATGAGTATTCTGAAACTGATAATCAAAGATTTGTTTGATTCCTAAAGTAAGTTTGTGTAGTAAAGAACGATCTAAGCAAAAAAAAGGTCTACATTCCTTAGGAATTGTGAAGAGTAGATGTCTATGAGGAACATTTAGAAGTTCATTTGTTATTTTTTGTGCCCAGACTTTAGAATATTTATATCCACAGGTAGGACAAAGTCTAGTTTTACAAGTAATTGGGAATTTATGAGTAAGCCCACATTGAGGACAAGCAAAAGAGACGAAAGCTTTTTGATAATCAGCACAAAGTAAAAAAGCATTGAAAGATTTTATGAGGTGGAGAAAATGCGCAGGAGAAAAAAAAGGTTGGATATTTTGTAAAATATGTGGTAAATTAGAGGTAAGGAATAGGTCTTTTAACATAGGATCGCCTTCTTTCTGTAAATTTAGGTGTGGTAACTTTATTTTACAGAAAAAATCAGCCGATTGGAAGAGATTTTTTAAATCTCCAATCGGCTTTTTTTATTCTCTTCTCTCAGGTTTACAAAAAAGAGCTTTTGTGTTAGAATGTTGAAATATAAGAAAATTATATTGAAATAAAAAGAAAATGAAGTTGTTTTCAAGATAAAGGAGGGATGGAAATGAAATGTATTATTACAGTATTGGGAACAGATAAAGTGGGAATTATTGCAAAAGTCTGTACTTATCTATCTGAAGTAAATATCAATATTTTGGATATTTCTCAAACGATTATCGGGGGATATTTTAATATGATGATGATTGTAGATATAACAGAAACTACTAAAAAAATAGAAGAAGTGAACGAAGAGCTTCTAAAGATTGGTAAAAAGATGGGAGTTATTATTACGACACAACATGAAGACATTTTTAACTGTATGCATCGAGTGTAATAGAGAGAAAAAACTAGGAGGACAATATGATTTCCAGAGTAGAAATTCAGGAAACAAATCGTATGATAGCAGAAGCAAAATTGGATGTAAGAACGATTACCATGGGAATTAGTCTGATCGACTGTGCAGATCCCGATGTGGAAAAATTTAATGAAAAAATTTATAAAAAAATAACCAGCTATGCGAAAGATTTGGTAAAAGTCGGAGATGATATTGCAAAGCAATTCGGAATTCCGGTAGTAAACAAAAGAATATCGGTAACCCCCATAGCCATTGCTGCAGCCTCTTGCAAAA containing:
- a CDS encoding transposase, which produces MHALVSLGGFTKKLTFRKLEYFHVNSIAKQWRFLVLDIVKNGNYSENIKKKALKSVRELYKKDVRLFFNVGSTELNSTAGIIKYLGRYLARAPIAEYKIVNFNDKEVTFFYQDLADNKNKKYRTMPIDEFVQQILIHLPPKNFKSISRFGFYARHLNSKLKKVILNFKKKKQFELSFYVKSSLETFDINPFICPFCKIKLKVKELFLTSLWSGYEIHKIYP
- a CDS encoding transposase zinc-binding domain-containing protein, encoding MIKEILLLTNLTHIFNFIKSFVAHEHLEFIKFSLDKFLLCRDISKGFVKYSCKKCGHFHTFPISCKSKLCPTCGFKYSSVWASNMQRDILNIPHRHVLFTIPEELRMFFCYDRTLLRKLAEAVNEIFKYQFHNINKKTQRKKKIPKSSPNYFTDTDIVHYGLVTIIHTFGRDLK
- a CDS encoding IS91 family transposase, which gives rise to MLKDLFLTSNLPHILQNIQPFFSPAHFLHLIKSFNAFLLCADYQKAFVSFACPQCGLTHKFPITCKTRLCPTCGYKYSKVWAQKITNELLNVPHRHLLFTIPKECRPFFCLDRSLLHKLTLGIKQIFDYQFQNTHKKRKRKKKIGKYSKNYFTESDIVHYGLITVIHTFGRDLKWNPHVHALISLGGFNKRFVWKKLDYFHVDVIANQWKFIVLQLIQSGNYQDPIWKEKAKQVANKLYKENARLFFSVGRQEVNSAEGLLKYLGRYLARAPIADYKIVNVTEKEVTFFFHDLANHKKKTYITMSREKFIQQVLIHLPPKHFKMISRFGFYARRKSDTLKIHMAFLQKKKKKNPFSFYVNSMLENFQIHPFLCPNCHIPMRKKELYITVRWYGRKIHISYLSKT
- a CDS encoding ACT domain-containing protein; the encoded protein is MKCIITVLGTDKVGIIAKVCTYLSEVNINILDISQTIIGGYFNMMMIVDITETTKKIEEVNEELLKIGKKMGVIITTQHEDIFNCMHRV